The proteins below are encoded in one region of Ferruginibacter lapsinanis:
- a CDS encoding TlpA disulfide reductase family protein, whose product MKKLFSYIVVCTLLFSCNNNTDEGKFTVTGEIKNLPDQNIFLEELFFSDKNPEVLDTAEIKNGKFTISGTAPEQGLYRLRLQNGNIGFIFINDQKEIPFTADNGNLSFNSYNFKSPANSLLKSFIINVDSQQTKLAAESSMIEQLKASKESDSLIAESTYLLENNIKLHHNYIIKYIDTTSNPVIALFALGYSQNIAPEKLEHSIESLNTRFEGNQAIAGVTARFKQMLAAAKSHPPQIGDIAPEISLPDTSGKLISLSSFKGKYVLVDFWASWCGPCRGENPNVVKAYNTFKNKNFTILGVSFDKDKESWLSAIKQDNLTWQHVSDLKGWNSTAANAYSIESIPYNVLLDPEGKIIGISLTGITLEKKLAEVLK is encoded by the coding sequence ATGAAAAAGCTATTCTCATACATTGTTGTTTGTACATTATTGTTTTCATGTAACAACAATACAGATGAAGGAAAATTTACAGTAACAGGAGAAATTAAAAACCTGCCTGATCAAAATATATTTCTGGAAGAATTGTTTTTCAGTGATAAAAATCCTGAGGTACTGGATACAGCCGAAATAAAAAATGGTAAATTCACTATCAGCGGAACTGCGCCCGAACAAGGTTTGTACAGACTGAGATTACAAAATGGCAATATCGGATTCATATTTATCAATGATCAAAAAGAGATCCCCTTTACTGCTGATAATGGGAACCTGTCATTCAATAGTTATAATTTCAAAAGCCCCGCCAACAGTCTTTTAAAAAGTTTTATTATAAATGTAGATTCTCAGCAAACTAAATTAGCAGCTGAATCTTCGATGATCGAACAATTAAAAGCGAGTAAAGAAAGTGATAGCCTGATCGCCGAATCTACATACTTGCTGGAGAATAATATAAAGTTGCATCACAATTATATCATCAAATATATTGACACAACCAGCAATCCCGTTATCGCATTATTTGCATTGGGCTACTCACAAAATATTGCACCGGAAAAATTAGAACATTCTATCGAAAGTTTGAATACCCGTTTTGAAGGAAACCAGGCAATAGCAGGTGTTACAGCCCGATTTAAACAAATGCTGGCAGCAGCCAAATCGCACCCTCCTCAAATTGGCGATATTGCTCCTGAGATCAGCTTGCCTGATACCAGTGGTAAGCTTATTTCTTTAAGCAGTTTTAAAGGGAAATATGTATTAGTAGATTTTTGGGCTAGCTGGTGCGGCCCTTGTCGTGGAGAAAATCCAAATGTTGTAAAAGCCTATAATACTTTTAAAAATAAAAATTTCACTATCCTCGGTGTATCGTTTGATAAAGACAAGGAGTCCTGGTTAAGTGCTATTAAACAAGACAACTTAACCTGGCAGCATGTTAGTGATCTAAAAGGCTGGAATTCTACAGCAGCTAATGCTTACAGTATAGAATCAATTCCATACAATGTATTACTTGATCCCGAAGGAAAGATCATCGGCATTTCTTTAACAGGCATTACATTGGAGAAAAAGTTAGCTGAAGTATTGAAATAA
- the gatB gene encoding Asp-tRNA(Asn)/Glu-tRNA(Gln) amidotransferase subunit GatB encodes MKNDKYEVVIGLEVHAQLLTKSKIFCGDSAAFGGAPNTHISPVTLAHPGSLPKMNKKAIEYAVKLGIALHCEIEQHNYFARKNYFYPDLPKGYQISQHTTPICKNGFVKIKVGDTERSIRLNRIHMEEDAGKSLHDVDEHYTAIDLNRAGVALLEIVSEPDLHSSEEAFAYVTELRRLVRWIDICDGNMEEGSMRCDANISIRLKGETKLGTRVEVKNLNSIRNVKRAIDIEVDRLIDIVESGNAVVQETRSFDADNNTTFSLRSKEDADDYRYFADPDLTPFNITDEFLQTIKAELPALPEELETKYRDVFLLAPYDAQVICSDKSLVNYFEAIIKHTSNYKAAVNWLMGPVKSYLNENSIELDAFPLPADKIAELIQLVDDGKVNFSIASTKIFAALLQSPDKKALQIATELNLLQESDSGSIEAWVDEVIGKMPDKVVEYKKGKKGLIGMFAGEVKKLSKGKADMNLVNKLLAEKLNG; translated from the coding sequence ATGAAAAATGACAAGTATGAAGTGGTAATTGGGCTTGAAGTGCATGCCCAGTTATTAACGAAGAGCAAAATATTTTGCGGTGACAGTGCTGCTTTTGGTGGTGCTCCCAATACGCATATCAGTCCTGTTACACTGGCTCACCCGGGTTCTTTGCCAAAAATGAACAAGAAAGCCATTGAGTATGCTGTAAAATTAGGTATCGCATTGCATTGTGAAATTGAGCAGCATAACTATTTTGCCCGTAAAAATTATTTTTACCCTGATCTGCCTAAAGGATACCAGATCAGTCAGCACACTACCCCTATTTGTAAAAATGGTTTTGTAAAGATAAAAGTGGGAGATACCGAAAGAAGTATCCGCCTTAATCGTATCCACATGGAAGAAGATGCCGGCAAGAGTTTGCATGATGTGGATGAACATTACACAGCAATAGACCTGAACAGGGCGGGTGTTGCATTACTTGAAATTGTAAGCGAACCCGATCTGCATAGCAGCGAAGAAGCTTTTGCATATGTAACTGAATTAAGAAGATTAGTAAGATGGATAGATATATGTGATGGCAATATGGAAGAAGGCAGCATGAGATGTGATGCAAATATTTCTATCCGTTTAAAAGGCGAAACAAAATTGGGAACAAGGGTGGAAGTAAAAAATCTGAACAGCATCCGTAACGTAAAAAGAGCGATCGATATAGAAGTAGACAGATTGATTGACATCGTGGAAAGCGGCAACGCTGTTGTTCAGGAAACAAGAAGTTTTGATGCAGATAATAACACTACATTTTCATTACGTTCTAAAGAAGACGCTGATGATTATCGTTATTTCGCAGATCCCGACCTTACTCCATTTAATATTACCGATGAATTTTTACAAACAATAAAAGCGGAGTTGCCAGCATTACCGGAGGAATTAGAAACAAAATACAGAGATGTTTTCCTTCTGGCGCCTTATGATGCACAAGTGATATGCAGTGATAAATCGTTGGTTAATTATTTTGAAGCCATTATCAAACACACATCAAATTACAAAGCAGCGGTTAACTGGCTGATGGGACCTGTAAAATCTTACCTGAATGAGAACAGTATTGAATTAGATGCATTTCCGTTACCGGCTGATAAAATTGCCGAACTGATTCAGTTAGTGGATGATGGCAAAGTAAATTTCAGCATAGCATCAACAAAAATATTTGCTGCTTTATTACAAAGCCCGGATAAAAAAGCATTGCAAATTGCCACCGAATTAAACCTCCTGCAAGAAAGTGACAGTGGCTCTATTGAAGCATGGGTAGATGAAGTGATTGGCAAAATGCCTGACAAAGTAGTGGAGTATAAAAAAGGAAAAAAAGGTTTAATAGGCATGTTTGCTGGAGAAGTAAAAAAACTCAGCAAAGGAAAAGCAGACATGAATCTTGTAAATAAATTATTAGCCGAAAAATTAAACGGATAA
- a CDS encoding PDZ domain-containing protein, with translation MKKILITATVLAFIGLPTWLWAQEDVKKDKETEEVVIRNKGDKDMKLKIEIDGDKIIVNGKPLAEFKDDQVTINKRKIIIRDGDDMMAFDFGEGGHPFNLNEDIMEQWNDGKEETRPFLGVTTEKVDDGVKITEVIEGSAAEKAGLKEGDIITNIDNDKVETANGLATIISGKKPKDEVKVYYIRKGKKANVKATLGEKKEKRKMVFSFKGSPEDMMNRFNIPIPPTPPNADMFSENFEKFHMMPRQKKLGLKIQDTEEGGNVKVIDVEDESAAATAGLQKGDIITEIGGNKVNNTDDAREQLKPVDGKSNYTIKALRNGKEMTFEVKIPKKLKTADL, from the coding sequence ATGAAAAAAATATTAATAACCGCTACAGTATTAGCTTTTATAGGTTTGCCTACCTGGTTATGGGCTCAAGAAGATGTAAAAAAAGATAAAGAGACCGAAGAAGTAGTTATCCGTAATAAAGGCGATAAAGACATGAAGTTGAAAATAGAGATCGACGGCGATAAGATCATTGTAAACGGAAAACCATTGGCCGAATTTAAAGACGATCAGGTTACTATCAATAAAAGAAAGATCATCATTAGAGACGGCGACGATATGATGGCTTTCGATTTTGGAGAAGGTGGACATCCATTTAATCTCAATGAAGATATTATGGAACAATGGAATGACGGTAAAGAAGAAACCAGGCCTTTTTTAGGTGTAACCACCGAAAAAGTTGATGATGGCGTAAAAATTACCGAAGTAATTGAAGGTAGCGCTGCAGAAAAAGCCGGATTGAAAGAAGGTGATATCATCACAAATATTGACAATGATAAAGTTGAAACAGCCAATGGCCTTGCTACGATCATCTCAGGAAAAAAACCAAAAGATGAAGTAAAGGTTTACTACATAAGAAAAGGCAAGAAAGCCAATGTGAAAGCCACTTTGGGCGAAAAAAAAGAGAAAAGAAAAATGGTATTTTCTTTTAAAGGCAGTCCAGAAGATATGATGAACCGCTTTAATATTCCAATTCCCCCTACTCCACCAAATGCAGATATGTTCAGTGAGAATTTTGAAAAATTTCACATGATGCCTCGTCAGAAAAAATTGGGGTTAAAAATTCAGGATACAGAAGAGGGTGGCAATGTAAAAGTGATTGATGTAGAGGATGAATCTGCTGCTGCTACAGCCGGATTGCAAAAAGGCGATATCATCACTGAAATTGGGGGCAATAAAGTCAACAATACCGATGATGCAAGAGAACAATTAAAACCGGTAGATGGAAAATCAAACTATACCATCAAGGCCTTACGAAATGGAAAAGAGATGACCTTTGAAGTGAAGATCCCTAAAAAATTAAAAACTGCCGATCTGTAA
- a CDS encoding GNAT family N-acetyltransferase, whose translation MLILFESPHLLFRQFTEADAGLILDLNSSADVVKYVHEPILQTFEAAGNILTNVILPQYKNDLGRWAVHLKSNNEFIGWCGLKYIKEKDEIDLGYRFLQEYWGKGYASEAAAYTLEYGFKKLRLHKIVGRAHVDNIASWKILEKIGMQFLKETNDCDGRTKLYSISNPDMNHSET comes from the coding sequence ATGCTCATCCTTTTTGAAAGTCCCCATTTATTGTTTCGACAATTTACCGAAGCTGATGCTGGTCTGATACTTGACCTGAACAGTTCTGCTGATGTGGTAAAATATGTGCATGAACCCATCTTACAAACCTTTGAAGCTGCCGGAAATATTTTAACAAACGTTATTTTACCTCAATATAAAAATGACCTGGGCAGATGGGCAGTCCATTTAAAAAGTAACAATGAATTTATAGGTTGGTGTGGATTGAAATACATCAAAGAAAAAGATGAAATAGATCTGGGCTATAGGTTTCTACAGGAATATTGGGGAAAAGGATATGCTTCTGAAGCAGCTGCATATACCCTTGAGTATGGCTTCAAAAAATTACGTCTGCATAAAATAGTTGGTAGGGCACATGTCGACAATATAGCCTCCTGGAAAATTCTCGAAAAGATCGGTATGCAATTTTTAAAAGAAACAAATGATTGCGATGGAAGAACCAAGTTGTACAGTATCTCCAACCCTGATATGAACCATTCAGAAACCTGA
- a CDS encoding bestrophin family protein, which produces MINYNPKDWFTFIFRFHKADTFRKLFPLIIGICIYSFIIAFLEIEYFKLSANSYVKNIPVMHSLLGFAISMLLVFRTNTAYDRWWEGRKLWGALVNNSRNLAIKLAVILPEDDKENRDFFRTIIPAYANTLRSHLRSEKTRIELFEEDLRHPFIEAIDEKKHLPNQIALSIFKKVQELHQKNIISSEQLLFLNTELQSFTDICGACERIKNTPIPFSYSVFIKKFIFIYVMTLPFGYVFNLGYYVIPVVAFIFYVLASLELIAEEIEDPFGNDTNDVPTDKIANNIRNNIQELI; this is translated from the coding sequence ATGATAAATTACAATCCTAAAGATTGGTTTACATTTATTTTTCGTTTTCATAAAGCGGACACATTCAGGAAATTGTTTCCATTGATAATAGGAATATGCATTTACTCTTTTATTATCGCTTTCCTTGAAATTGAATACTTCAAATTATCTGCTAACAGCTATGTAAAAAATATTCCTGTAATGCACAGCCTGCTTGGCTTTGCTATTTCTATGCTATTGGTTTTTCGTACCAACACTGCATACGATCGATGGTGGGAAGGACGAAAACTTTGGGGGGCGTTAGTAAATAACAGCAGAAATTTAGCCATCAAATTAGCCGTCATCCTTCCGGAAGATGATAAAGAAAACCGTGATTTTTTCAGAACAATTATTCCAGCATATGCCAATACGTTACGCAGCCATTTAAGATCAGAAAAAACAAGAATAGAATTATTTGAGGAAGACCTTCGCCATCCTTTTATAGAGGCTATTGATGAGAAAAAACATCTGCCCAACCAAATAGCATTATCAATCTTCAAAAAAGTACAAGAGTTACATCAAAAAAATATCATAAGCAGCGAACAACTCTTATTCCTGAATACTGAATTACAATCATTTACAGATATCTGCGGCGCCTGTGAAAGAATCAAGAATACACCTATCCCTTTTTCTTACAGTGTCTTTATAAAAAAATTCATTTTTATTTATGTGATGACACTTCCTTTTGGTTATGTATTTAACCTGGGATACTATGTTATTCCGGTAGTAGCATTTATTTTTTATGTACTGGCAAGTTTAGAATTGATTGCTGAAGAGATTGAAGATCCGTTTGGCAATGATACCAACGATGTACCAACAGATAAGATCGCAAATAATATCCGAAATAATATCCAGGAGTTGATATAA
- the alaS gene encoding alanine--tRNA ligase, which translates to MMTSAEIRQQFLDFFNSKGHTIVPSAPIVLKDDPTLLFTNAGMNQFKDYFLGNKKAPYNRAADTQKCLRVSGKHNDLEEVGVDTYHHTMFEMLGNWSFGDYFKKEAIAWSWELLTEVYKLDKDRLYVTVFEGDEKEGIPKDDEAFEEWKKVIAADRILLGNKKDNFWEMGDTGPCGPCTEIHVDCRSDEERKQIAGATLVNNDHPQVIEIWNNVFIQFNRKKDGSLEVLPAQHVDTGMGYERLVRVLQGKQSNYDTDVFTGTIDAISKIVNKQYKATDDKESIAFRVLADHIRAISFTIADGQLPSNTGAGYVIRRILRRAVRYYYSYLEYKQPLLHQLLPVIAKQFETVFPELKAQQDFVGKVIKEEEEAFLRTLDKGLKLLDNSFRTAMPISDGVDSDFHAQLSGEVAFELYDTYGFPLDLTKLIAFEENIKVDEVGFEVEMQKQKNRSRSASVLDTDDWIKFRDKAITLSGVALLVDGKEIETKVPSTSVIQYRKVKDKKGEFYQIVLEITPFYAEGGGQVGDSGVLLFDENELIEVYDTKKENGLVIHFTKKIPANLNGSTKVEPKYDVERRKKIAAHHSVTHLMHAALRNVLGKHVAQKGSLVNDEHLRFDFSHFAKVTDEEIAAVEKIVNEKIRENIPVVIKEMKKDEAIALGAMALFGEKYGDTVRVVMMDPAYSIELCGGTHVGSTGELGLFKIKHESAVAAGVRRIEAVCGQAAEALINEQFELVRSLRDTLKNPKDIKKSIENLLTENASLAKHIEGLEARQLVGVRNELLQKDQIINNITFVGEIIEVASADALKKLCFDLKNHLHDHVVVLCTNIDGKAFVAIGISDTVVAAKNLDAGKIIKEHISSLINGGGGGQKNLATAGGQNVANLKEVIEKVKSLL; encoded by the coding sequence ATGATGACGAGTGCCGAGATAAGACAACAATTCCTCGACTTTTTTAATTCGAAAGGGCATACTATTGTCCCATCAGCACCTATTGTGCTTAAAGATGACCCCACATTGCTGTTCACCAATGCAGGGATGAACCAGTTCAAAGATTATTTCTTAGGTAATAAAAAAGCGCCATATAACAGGGCCGCCGATACGCAAAAATGTTTACGGGTAAGCGGAAAACACAATGACCTGGAAGAAGTGGGTGTTGATACTTACCACCATACCATGTTTGAAATGCTGGGCAATTGGAGCTTTGGCGATTATTTCAAAAAAGAAGCCATTGCATGGAGTTGGGAGTTGTTAACTGAAGTGTACAAACTGGATAAAGACCGTTTATACGTTACGGTTTTTGAAGGAGATGAAAAGGAAGGCATCCCAAAAGATGACGAAGCATTTGAAGAATGGAAAAAAGTAATTGCAGCAGACAGGATCTTGCTGGGTAATAAAAAAGATAATTTCTGGGAGATGGGTGATACCGGCCCTTGCGGACCTTGTACAGAAATTCATGTGGATTGCAGAAGCGATGAAGAAAGAAAACAAATTGCCGGAGCTACTTTGGTTAACAACGATCATCCGCAGGTGATTGAAATATGGAACAATGTATTCATCCAGTTCAACAGAAAAAAAGATGGCAGTCTTGAAGTGTTACCTGCTCAGCACGTAGATACAGGTATGGGCTACGAACGTTTGGTACGGGTGTTACAAGGCAAACAAAGCAACTACGATACAGATGTTTTTACCGGAACAATTGATGCTATCAGCAAAATAGTTAACAAACAATACAAAGCAACCGACGATAAAGAAAGTATCGCTTTCAGGGTTTTAGCGGATCATATCAGAGCTATCTCTTTTACCATTGCAGATGGCCAATTACCTTCAAATACAGGAGCAGGCTATGTTATACGCCGTATTTTACGTAGAGCAGTTCGTTATTATTACTCTTATCTGGAGTATAAGCAACCGTTGTTACACCAATTGTTGCCGGTTATTGCAAAACAATTTGAAACCGTTTTTCCGGAATTAAAAGCACAGCAGGATTTTGTTGGTAAAGTAATTAAAGAAGAAGAAGAAGCATTTTTAAGAACACTGGATAAAGGCTTAAAATTATTGGACAATTCTTTTAGAACAGCAATGCCAATTTCTGATGGCGTAGATTCGGACTTTCATGCTCAATTAAGTGGGGAGGTGGCATTTGAACTATATGATACTTATGGATTCCCTCTAGATCTGACTAAATTAATTGCATTTGAAGAAAACATTAAAGTTGATGAAGTTGGATTTGAAGTCGAAATGCAAAAACAAAAAAATCGCAGCCGTTCTGCTTCGGTTTTAGATACAGATGATTGGATAAAATTTAGAGATAAAGCTATCACACTTTCTGGAGTAGCTTTGTTAGTTGATGGTAAGGAAATAGAAACAAAAGTTCCATCTACTTCTGTAATTCAATACAGAAAAGTAAAAGATAAGAAAGGTGAATTTTATCAAATTGTTTTAGAGATAACTCCTTTTTATGCAGAGGGTGGCGGACAAGTTGGAGACTCAGGTGTATTGCTTTTTGATGAGAACGAACTTATAGAAGTTTATGATACTAAAAAGGAAAATGGCCTAGTAATTCACTTTACAAAAAAAATACCTGCGAATTTAAATGGCTCAACTAAAGTTGAACCAAAATATGATGTAGAGAGAAGAAAAAAGATCGCAGCTCACCATAGTGTAACGCATTTAATGCATGCAGCACTTCGTAATGTATTGGGCAAACATGTAGCACAAAAAGGCAGCTTGGTAAATGATGAGCATTTGCGTTTCGATTTTAGTCATTTTGCCAAAGTAACCGATGAAGAAATTGCTGCTGTTGAAAAAATAGTGAATGAAAAAATAAGGGAAAATATTCCTGTTGTTATTAAAGAAATGAAAAAAGACGAAGCGATTGCACTTGGAGCGATGGCTTTGTTTGGCGAAAAATACGGAGATACAGTAAGAGTAGTGATGATGGACCCTGCCTACTCTATCGAGTTGTGTGGTGGTACACATGTTGGCAGTACCGGCGAGTTAGGATTATTTAAAATAAAACATGAAAGTGCTGTTGCTGCTGGCGTTCGTCGTATTGAGGCTGTTTGCGGCCAAGCGGCTGAAGCCCTGATCAATGAACAATTTGAATTAGTTCGTTCACTTCGTGACACTTTAAAAAATCCGAAAGACATTAAAAAATCTATCGAAAATTTATTGACAGAAAATGCTTCTCTTGCAAAACATATAGAAGGATTGGAAGCAAGGCAATTGGTTGGTGTCAGAAATGAATTATTGCAAAAAGATCAGATCATCAACAATATAACTTTTGTTGGAGAAATTATTGAAGTGGCGAGCGCCGATGCATTAAAGAAATTATGTTTCGATCTGAAAAATCATTTACACGACCATGTAGTGGTTCTTTGTACTAATATAGATGGAAAAGCATTTGTAGCCATCGGTATCAGCGATACTGTTGTTGCGGCTAAAAATTTAGATGCAGGCAAGATCATTAAAGAACATATTTCATCTTTGATCAATGGCGGTGGCGGCGGACAAAAAAATCTGGCTACTGCCGGCGGACAGAATGTGGCCAATTTGAAAGAAGTGATTGAGAAAGTAAAATCGTTGTTATAA
- a CDS encoding M23 family metallopeptidase, which produces MKKIKYFYNTNTLRYEKLVTPLRVKLLRIFGFLSALLVSSALVIWLYTRFIPKPTDKVLQYRYDAMKDNYASLKEKTQTLERQIAELEKRDNEVYRSIFEANPVPDSARAKLIEKKKELDKVNVMNDDELSIDIANKLNNIGARIAYQRTSYDAIVKLIKNQGEKLSSIPAIQPISNKDLTRIASGFGFRIHPIYGIPKMHNGLDFTAPQGTPIYATGDGRVTTSGEGNGTGNHVVINHGYGYETVYMHMVRIKARAGQTVKRGEVIGWVGSTGASTGPHCHYEVHINGTPVDPVYFFYNDLNAEQYDRLLKLAATGSAKSFD; this is translated from the coding sequence ATGAAGAAAATTAAATACTTCTATAACACCAATACACTGCGTTACGAAAAACTGGTAACCCCTCTAAGGGTAAAACTGTTGCGTATATTCGGTTTTTTGTCGGCATTGCTGGTTAGTTCTGCATTGGTGATATGGTTGTATACAAGATTTATACCCAAGCCTACCGATAAAGTATTACAATACCGGTATGATGCCATGAAGGATAATTATGCTTCATTAAAAGAAAAGACCCAAACCCTGGAGCGACAAATTGCAGAATTGGAAAAAAGGGATAATGAGGTATACCGTAGTATTTTTGAAGCTAACCCTGTACCTGATAGCGCTAGGGCCAAATTGATAGAAAAGAAAAAGGAACTGGATAAGGTGAATGTGATGAATGATGATGAGTTGAGTATTGATATTGCCAATAAACTGAATAATATAGGTGCCCGTATTGCGTATCAGCGTACCAGTTACGATGCGATCGTAAAACTGATAAAGAATCAAGGGGAAAAATTGTCTAGCATTCCGGCGATACAACCCATCAGTAACAAAGATCTTACAAGAATAGCCAGTGGCTTTGGTTTCAGGATACATCCTATTTACGGGATACCTAAAATGCATAATGGGCTTGACTTTACTGCCCCTCAGGGCACACCGATATATGCCACGGGTGATGGAAGAGTAACTACTTCCGGGGAGGGCAATGGTACAGGAAATCATGTTGTTATCAATCATGGGTATGGGTATGAAACGGTGTATATGCACATGGTTCGTATTAAAGCCAGAGCTGGCCAAACGGTGAAACGTGGCGAAGTGATAGGTTGGGTGGGCAGCACGGGTGCAAGTACAGGGCCGCATTGTCACTATGAAGTGCATATTAATGGCACACCGGTAGATCCGGTTTACTTTTTCTATAATGATTTGAATGCAGAACAGTACGACCGATTATTGAAATTAGCTGCAACGGGAAGTGCAAAAAGTTTTGATTAA
- a CDS encoding MerR family transcriptional regulator, translating into MALQTQFAFDFGDLPEQKLPEKKAVVKKQKPVIVPEAVTAVSEVKIKSTRGRKSIEEMNAGIDLVDVPEDEILFQKMYYSIGKVAEMFKVNQSLIRLWENEFDILKPKKNGKGDRLFRPEDIKNIQLIYHLMREKKYTMQGAKDFIKNNKKAEEKYLAIESLKKIKGFLLEFKANL; encoded by the coding sequence ATGGCTTTACAAACACAATTTGCTTTTGACTTTGGGGATCTGCCGGAACAAAAATTGCCGGAGAAGAAAGCTGTTGTGAAAAAGCAAAAACCTGTTATAGTTCCGGAGGCGGTAACAGCCGTTTCGGAAGTAAAAATAAAATCGACCAGAGGCAGAAAGAGTATTGAAGAAATGAATGCAGGGATCGATCTGGTTGATGTTCCGGAAGATGAGATATTGTTTCAGAAAATGTATTATTCTATTGGGAAGGTGGCAGAGATGTTTAAAGTGAATCAATCATTGATACGGCTTTGGGAAAATGAGTTTGATATATTAAAGCCCAAAAAGAATGGGAAAGGGGATAGGTTGTTTAGACCGGAGGATATTAAGAATATTCAGTTGATCTACCATCTGATGAGGGAAAAGAAATACACCATGCAAGGCGCTAAAGATTTTATAAAGAATAATAAGAAGGCAGAAGAAAAATACCTTGCGATAGAATCGTTGAAAAAAATAAAAGGCTTTTTATTGGAATTTAAAGCGAATCTCTGA
- a CDS encoding thioredoxin family protein: protein MKFTLTILLVLISCAVFAQVPYETSKDPKHPEVTIYKGVINKYLLQNNEEFNKWYTFNQKGYTPDSAVLNIFLKAKDSIQFVLFGGTWCDDSQFILPRFFKMQEMAGLPDSMISFFGVDRQKQAIGNIASAFAIINVPTIIVMKNGKEIGRVVEYGKTGKWEKELAEIITSN, encoded by the coding sequence ATGAAGTTTACTCTTACAATTTTATTGGTTCTTATTTCTTGTGCGGTTTTTGCTCAGGTGCCATATGAAACTAGTAAAGATCCTAAACATCCGGAGGTAACGATTTACAAAGGCGTGATCAATAAATACCTGTTGCAAAACAATGAGGAATTTAATAAGTGGTACACATTTAATCAGAAAGGATATACCCCGGATTCTGCTGTGTTGAATATTTTTTTAAAAGCAAAGGATAGTATACAGTTTGTGTTATTTGGTGGCACCTGGTGCGATGATTCTCAATTTATTTTACCAAGATTTTTTAAGATGCAGGAGATGGCAGGGTTACCCGACAGCATGATCAGTTTTTTTGGAGTAGACAGGCAAAAGCAGGCAATAGGTAATATTGCATCGGCTTTTGCAATAATTAATGTGCCCACAATTATTGTGATGAAAAATGGGAAGGAGATAGGAAGAGTTGTGGAGTACGGTAAAACAGGCAAATGGGAGAAAGAGTTGGCAGAGATAATAACTTCAAATTAA